The DNA window CGTGGGCGACACCGTCATCGTGCGCAAGGCGGGCGACGTGATCCCCGAGGTGCTGGGACCGGTGCTCGCGCTGCGCCCGGCCGACGCGGCGGTGTGGCACATGCCACCCTCGTGCCCGTCGTGCGGGAGCCCCGTCATCCGCGAGGAGGGCGAGGTGGACTTCCGCTGCATCTCCATCGACTGCCCGGCGCAGGCTTTGGAGCGCTTGCTGCACTGGGCGAGCCGCGGGGCCATGGACATCGACGGCATGGGCGATGAGATCGTGTCGCGCCTGGTGGAAAGCGGGCGCCTCACCGACGTGGCCGACTACTACACGCTCGACGAGGTGGAGCTGGCGCTTCTGGACATGGGCCGCGTGAACAAGGACGGCGAGCCGATACGTCTGGGCGAGACGGTGGCGAAGAAGCTCGTGGCCGCCATCGACGGCAGCCGCACGCGCCCGTTCGCCCGCGCGCTGTTCGGCCTGGGGATGCGCCATGTGGGCAAGACCATCGCTGAGCTTCTGGCCGCGGCGTACCCGACGATGGAGGCGCTCATGGAGGCGGGCGAGGAGGACCTGGCCGCCATCGACGGCGTGGGCCCGAAGATCGCGCACAGCGTGTACCTGTTCCTGCGCACGCCCGACAACGTGGCCGTCATCGAGCGTTTGCAGAAGCGCGGCGTGGCGATGGCCGACGAGGCGGGCGACGCGGCCGAGCAGCTGCCGCAGACCCTCGCGGGCCTCACGTTCGTGCTGACCGGCTCGCTTGTTGAGAGCGGTATGACCCGCGACGAGGCCGGCGCGGCGCTGAAGGCCCGCGGCGCGAAGGTGTCCGGCAGCGTGTCGAAGAAGACAAACTACGTCGTGGCCGGCGAGGCCGCCGGCAGCAAGTACGACAAGGCCGTGTCCCTCGGCGTCCCCGTGCTGGACGAAGCGGCGCTCCTCCGCATCCTCGAAACCGGCGAGGCGCCCCAAATGGCATAAAAGGGGACCGTCCCCTTTTATGCCATTTTAGTCGCGGTAGATCTGGCGGCTGCCCTCGAGGGCGTCGTCGAACACTTGGTGCAGGTGCGCGATGGCGGCGTCTCTGTCGCGGTCACGTGCGTGCTCCCAGAGCGTTCGGCGGTGCTCTTTCAGAAGCTCGATGCCGTGGCGGCGGCCGTACTCCGCCCAGAGCGCCACGCAGGGCTGCTTGAACGAGTGGGTGAGCAAAGGAGAGATCGAGTTGCCGCTCAGGCAGTTCAGCTCATGGTCGAACTCGTAGCAGCGCTCAGCGGTCTCCTGCGGCGTCGCGCCGGTCTCGAGGGCGTCGAGGCGCCGCTTGAGCTCTGAGACGTCCTTGTCCGAAAGCGTTTCGAAGGACTTCCGCAGGCTGAGCTCCAGGATGGCCAGATGGATCTCCAGCAGCGAGCGCACTTCGCGCCGGGGCAGCAGCCCGCCGTGGTACTCCATGATGGATATGAGCGTCTCGAGCGACCCGGTGCGACGGTAGTCGCAGACGAACACGCCCTTGCGCGGCCTGATTTCCAGGAACCCCTTAGCCGCCATCTCGAGGATGCCCGCATTCACCACCGGCCGGCTGACGCCCATGAGGTCGGCCAGCTCGCGTTCCGAGGGCAGCTGATCTTCGGGGGTCAGCTCACCTGACAGGATCATGTGCTCGATCTGGCTGACGAAGAGCTTCTTCAGGCTGGGGGAGGCGATCCTTTTGAATTCCATGGCGTGCTCGTTTCATCTGCTGGCAATTGGTATTACCAGTACATTGCTGAATTTGTCACTGAATATCTTCTCCTAAAACTGCTGGTAAATCAATTCCTTTTTTCTTCTATTTCTGGTGGTATAGTCTCTATCTGGTAATACCAGATGTTCGTTCGGTCACAAAAGGGGAAGGCTTGGCTTGCCGGTGATCTGGGCGGGCGAAATCGAAAGAGGAAGGAGAGGAAAGCTATGCTGTTTCAGGTATACGGAGAGAACGCGCTCTTCCAATGGTTCGGGCTGATCGCCGTCTTCGCCATTTTGATGATCCTGAACTACTATTCCATCAAGAGCAAG is part of the Arabiibacter massiliensis genome and encodes:
- a CDS encoding GntR family transcriptional regulator translates to MEFKRIASPSLKKLFVSQIEHMILSGELTPEDQLPSERELADLMGVSRPVVNAGILEMAAKGFLEIRPRKGVFVCDYRRTGSLETLISIMEYHGGLLPRREVRSLLEIHLAILELSLRKSFETLSDKDVSELKRRLDALETGATPQETAERCYEFDHELNCLSGNSISPLLTHSFKQPCVALWAEYGRRHGIELLKEHRRTLWEHARDRDRDAAIAHLHQVFDDALEGSRQIYRD